The genomic DNA TGCAGCATCTTTCAGGAAACAAACAGCAGCGGATTGCGCACGAAACGCTTGATATATATGCACCTATCGCCAACCGGCTCGGAATCGGCTGGCTGAGGGCAGAACTCGAAGACCTCAGTTTTCAGACCCTCATGCCCGAACTGTATCATGAGCTCGTCAGGAAGGTGGCAACGAGGAAAGAGGAACAGGAAGCCTATTTAAAAGAAGTGTCGCAAATAGTCAACAACAAGCTGAGTGAGGAGAAAATCCCCGGGAAGGTCTCATGGAGGATAAAACACTATTACGGCATCTATCAGAAAATGCAGAAGCAGATAATCACGTTCGAACAGGTACATGATGTCCTCGGCCTACGGATAATTACCGACACCAAGGCAAGCTGCTATGCAATTCTCGGGCTTATCCATTCTCTCTGGGCACCGGTGCCTGGAAGATTCAAGGATTATATCGGCGTGCCGAAATCGAACATGTACCAGTCACTGCACACCACGGTTATCGGGCCGAAGGGAGAACGGGTCGAATTCCAGATCAGAACGGATGAAATGAACATGATCGCAGAGCACGGCATCGCATCCCACTGGCGGTACAAGGAAAAAGACCAGGTTGACGAAAAAAGCGAACGGTACATCTCTTGGCTGCGAGAGCTCATACTGGCCCAGAGGGAACTCAGTGATGCAACAGACTTCATTGAAGCGGTGAAGGGCGAGGTTGTCCCTGAAGTCATCTATGTTTTTACCCCGAAGGGCGAAATAAAAGAGATGCCTGTCGGCTCAACCCCGGTTGATTTTGCATACAGCATTCATACCCAGGTGGGAAACAGATGCACAGGCGCGAAAGTGAACGGAAAGATGGTACCCCTGAAATTTACCATGAGAAACGGGGATACCATCGAGATTATCACCTCACAGACACAGGGCCCGAGCAGGGACTGGCTGAAATTCGTCGTGACCCAGCGTGCGAAGAGCAGGATCAAGCAGTGGATAAAGGCGGAAGAAAGGAAACAGAGCATTGAGCTCGGCCAGAAACTGCTCGAAGGCGAAATGCGAAAGCAGGATGTCAGTCAGTCCATGCTGAAGTCAGATGAAATGCAGAAAGTGCTGAGATCTTTTGCGATCCAGTCCCTTGAAGACCTCTATGCCTACATCGGTCACGGGAAATTGTCCGCGCACCAGATTGTCAATAAACTGCTGCCGGAAAAACCGCCCGAAGAGTTACCCATCGCCAAAATCGTGAAGCCGCAGAAAGAGCATAGAGGCATCACCATTAAGGGGGTGGATGATGTCCTTTATCATACCGCCAAATGCTGCTTTCCGATACCGGGTGACAGGCTGATCGGTTTCGTCACAAGGGGACGGGGAGTTACAATCCACCGTAATGACTGCCCGAACCTCGACAGGCTTGCGGTTGACGATGCACGGCTTGTGGACGTTGAATGGAAGGCAGAGGGCGAAGCGACTTCGCCGGTGAAGCTCTTCATCGAAACAATCGACAAGCCCGGGATTCTCGCGAATCTCAGTGCGCTCATATCCTCGGTCAACGTGAACATAAGCAATCTGACCGCCAACTCAACCGAGGAAAAAAAGGCTCAGATCATATTCATCCTTGATGTGAAAGACAAGGCTCAGCTTACCGGGCTTATACAGAAAATTGCGCAGCTCGACGGCATATTCAGGGTCAGCAGATAGCATACTTTCGCGGATCGCATTATCCTGAGATTCCTGCCGGCGATATCTCCGGTGAACCTTTCCCCGGGTTTGTCCGGTCATTGCCAGGCGGGGCCACTTATAGCTCTTATTATGGTATAATGTTCAGTAATGGCCGACCTACGGATAGGGTGCAGTGGTTTTCTCTACGATCACTGGAGAGGAACGTTTTACCCTGAAGATGTCACAAAAAACCGTTGGCTTCCCTATTACAGCAAGCATTTTTCGACCATAGAGCTCAATGTAACCTTCTACCGCCTCCCTGAACGGGAGACCTTTGCAAAGTGGTACCGTTCAACGCCTGACGAGTTTATTTTTTCGCTGAAAGGCAGCAGGTTCATCACCCATGTAAAAAAACTCAAGGACTGTGCAGAGCCTATTGAGGCGTTTTTTTCGAGGGCATCGGTGCTGAAAGAAAAACTTGGCGTGGTACTGTGGCAGTTCCCGCCTACCTTTAATCTCGATCTTGACCGCTTCAAGGAATTCCTTGAAGCACTGGAACCCTATGGCACAAGAAACACGTTCGAATTCCGGAACAAGACCTGGATTAATAAAAAGGTCTTCACGCTTCTCGAAAAGCAGAATGCAGCCCCCTGTATGGCAGACCACCCGGAGTTTCTGAAAGACCTTCCCGTGACCTCTGATTTCATCTATATCCGGAGACACGGAAAAGAAGGCAGCCATACAACTTCATACAGCGCAGAAGCGCTGAAGGAAGATGCAAAATATGTGAAATCCCACCTGAAGATGAAAAGTGATATCTTTGTGTATTTCAATAACGATGCGTTCGGATACGCTCCCCTGAATGCCGCGGAACTGATTTCCCTCACAAGGAATAAAAAGAAAAAGAAGAAAAAATAACCTATTTCGCCCAGTCCATCTTCAGCCGCTTTCTCTTGTATATGAATTTCTCCGCTGACAGTGCCGCGATACAGCCGTTTGATGCGGCAACCACCACCTGCCTGACTTCAGTACAGGTCACATCACCTGCAGCAAAAACTCCCGGAACCGATGTCTCCATCATGTTATTGACAGGGATGCAGCCTTCTTCGCCGGTCTCGAGTGCTCCGTAAAGGAAGTCTATTACCGGCTTGTTCCCGTGCAGATAGACAAATACTCCTGCCACCTCGAGTTCGGTTTCCTTTTTGTCTGCATCAATCATCCTGATTTTTTCCACCAGTTCGGTCCCCTCAATTGAGGCAACCGTGTATCCTGTCATCACTTTAATGTTCGGTTCGTGCAGCGCGGGGTGATCCTCTACGTGAAGCTTTGTGGGAGATACCAGATAGACGGTCTCTGCAAATCTCGTAAGTACTCCTGCTTCTTTCACCGCCTCTTCTGAATTTCCGATAACACAGACCCTGAATCCTCTGTAGAATGCAGCGTCACAGATGGCACAGTAACTGACTCCTCTTCCGAGGAACTCTGCCTCACCCTTAATGCTTGCTTTCCTTCCCATGGACCCGGTGGCGATGATCATTGTCTTGCCGCTGTATGCCCTGTCCATGGTAATCGCCTCTTTCACCTCACCCGAAAAGTTGACTCCCACAACCTGTGTCTCGACATATTCGGCACCAAACTCAATCGCCTGTTTTCTCATGATGTCAAGCAGCTCCTTGCCGGGGACAGCATGGGTGAGACCGGGATAATTTTCAATCCTGCTCGAATACGCAAGTGCTCCTGCAGTCGATGATTTATCAAGGATGACGGTCTTTAATTTTGCCCTGGATGTGTACTGGCCTGCAGTAAGGCCGGCAGGCCCGCCTCCGATGATGACGACATCATAGATATCTGTATGTTCCTGCATTCAATCCTCCCTTGTCTGGACTACGTGCCAACTTACTCCATAATACTGCCGCACATTCTCGCTGAGAATGCAGGTATCAGGGTCCCAGCAGGACATCAAGAAGCCTTTCGAGCTCTTCAAACGAATAATACTCTATCTCGATCTTGCCTTTCCTGCCTTTGTTGAGTATTCTTACCCGGGTTCCGAGGTTCTTGATCAACTTTTCTTCGAGAGAAGTAATCTGGGGATCTCTCTCCGGATGTAGCTTTGGCGGTCGTGATATCTTTTTTGTCAGGTGCTCGGATTCCCTGACACTGAGGCCTTTTCTCACAATTTTCCGGGCTGCATCGATCTGATTCGCTTTTCCCTCGATGCCGAGTACTGCCTTCGCGTGCCCCATACTGAGAGAACCGTTGTACACAAGCGATTTCACCTCATCAGGCAGCTTCAGGAGACGCAGATAATTGGCAATAGTTGCCCTGTCTTTGCCGACTCTGTCAGAGAGGTCCTCCTGGGTCAGCTTGAATTCAGTGATGAGCTTGCTGAAGGCTTCAGCAGCTTCAATCGGGTTCAGATCTTCCCTTTGAATGTTTTCTATAAGGGCTATTTCCAGGGAGTCTTTCGAAGCCACGTTCTTGATCAGGGCGGGGAGTTTCTTCAAGCCTGCCAGCGCGGCAGCCCTCCATCTGCGCTCACCGGTAACAAGCCTGAAAGAACCGTCACCTACCCGGGAGACGATTACCGGCTGAAGTACCCCTTTTTCCGTTATCGAAGCTGCAAGTTCCCTGAGCGAATCATCCCTGAAGGTCTTTCTCGGCTGCTGTTCACCCGGGAAGATACGGTCTATATCCAGATGTACAACCTCATCTCCCCTCTCAGGGATTAATGCCTCAAGCCCTTTGCCCAATGCCGTTTTCATGCAGCATCTCCTTTGCAAGTGACAGATAACTCTGTGCACCCTTGGATCGAATGTCATAAAGAATCGCCGGGATACCGTGACTCGGCGCTTCACCAAGCGTCACATTCCTCGGTATTACCGTCGTGAAAACCTTTTCCCCGAAATGCTTTCTGACTTCCCTGGCAACTTCCTGGGACAGATTGTTCCTTGGATCATACATGGTCAGGATGATGCCTTCAATTTCCAGGTTCGGATTCAGGGACCCCCTCACCCTGTGCAATGTCTTTGATAAAAGCCCTAATCCTTCGAGGGCATAGTATTCGCACTGTACAGGGATGAGCACAGAGTCTGCTGCAACAAGTGCATTCAGCGTAAGCAGCCCCAGAGAAGGCGGACAATCAATAAAAATATACCGATAACTGTCTTTTATCACACTAACCGCATTGTATAATATACTTTCCCGGTCCTCTTTTCCAACCAGTTCCACTTCCACACCAAGAAGGTCGATCGTGGAAGGGAGGATGCTCAGGTGTTCCACCGCGGTGGGCGTTAATGCATCCCTGATTCCGCATCTGCCTGCATATACGTCATACAGGTTCATACCGACATTTTCCCGTGCTATGCCGAGCCCTGAGGATGAATTTCCCTGCGGGTCGGTATCGATAACGAGTATTTCCTTTTCGGCAAGCGCAAGGGACGCGGCAAGATTAATGGCTGTCGTGGTCTTTCCCACTCCGCCTTTCTGATTGACTATTGTAATAACCTTCCCCATGTGATATTGTGCGGGCTGCAAACTTCCTTATTATACCAGATAATTTGTGATATAATTTTCTGAGGCGGAGGAACTGAATCGCAGCATTTCCCGAGGGTTTTGTATGAGAAACAATGCGTCTGTCCGTGTGTCACGGCAGAGGGAAAAGGGGGTATGCACCATGGTAGAGGATATTCACTGGCTCGGACATGATACGTTTAAAATTGTCGGAGAAAAGGTCATTTATACGGATCCCTTCAAGATAAAGAAAAAGGATACTGCAGATATCATCCTGATTACCCACGAGCATTTCGACCATTGTTCTCCCGATGATGTGAAGATGCTCCAGGGGCCGGAAACCGTCATCGTTGCCACGGCCGACTGCGCAAAAAAACTGACAGGTACGGTAAAGACTGTCAAACCAGGAGATGCGCTCACGGTTGCCGGCGTCGATATTAAGGTAGTGCCTTCCTATAATACCGATAAGAAGTTCCATCCGAAGGAAAACAACTGGGTAGGATATATTTTTACCGTGAAAGGCCGTCGGATATACATTGCAGGCGATACAGACTATATCCCCGAGATGAAGAACTTCAAGGTCGATATTGCCCTGCTGCCTATATCAGGCACGTATGTGATGACCGCAGCAGAAGCAGTGAAGGCTGCCCTTGATATCAAACCAAAGATTGCGATACCCATGCATTTCGGTTCGATAGTCGGCTCACAGAAAGACGCGCACGCGTTCGCTGAAGGACTGAAGGGAAAAATCGAGGTTGTGATCCTGAAAGAAGAATAATACCGGTGCAACCGGCTGATATACGTGAAGGAATTAAGGGGAGCGTAGGAAAAGAGATACTCTATTTCGAAAAGGTCGGCTCCACAAATGCACTCGCCCTGGATATCGCCGAAAAAGTCACTGACGGCACTGTGGTGCTTGCTGACAGCCAGGAAAAGGGGAAAGGCCGTCTCGGCAGAATCTGGTTGTCACCCCCGGGGGTAAATGTATATCTGAGCGTTATCCTGAAGCCTGCACTCACCTCAAGGGATGCTGCCCTCCTCACCTTTATGGCTGCCGTGGCCGGTGTACATGCTCTGAGAAGAACCTCAGGACTTGAGATAAGGATCAAATGGCCGAACGATCTGGTGGTATCTGAAAGGAAACTGGGAGGGATTCTCACTGAGACAAAAATCGAACGTCAGAGGATACTTGTTGCGGTAATCGGGATCGGCCTCAACGTAAATATGGATATTGATGCATTTCCGGCAGATCTTCTTCATACGGCAACTTCAGTCAAGATTGAAACCGGCCGCATCTTTCCCAGAGAAAGGATTATTGCGGAGATCCTGAATGAAATGGACAGATGGTATACAGAACTCAAAGGAAAAAAGAGAGAAATCCTCCTTCACGAATGGCAGCGCCTCACCTCCACGTTAGGGAGACATGTCACTGCGATTGTTGGCAAGGAGGCATATACCGGATTAGCGGACTCCGTTGACGACGAGGGAAGGCTCATTATCCGTCTTCCTTCCGGCCGGACAAGGAAGATAAGCTCCGGTGATATCACGATACTCAGATGATACTCGCCATTGACATAGGCAACTCTTCGATAAATTTAGGTATTTTCACTTCATCAGCGCTGTTCGTCAGGAAGTTTGATACCTTTCCGCTGCTGCCTCCTGCAGAATACACGGCACTGGTGAATCAGTTTATCGCAGAAAAACATGTGGAAAAAAAAGCCGAAGGGATTATAATATCTTCTGTCGTGCCGGGCCATACAAAGGTATTCATGAGGGTTTTCGCCGGGATTTCCTCCCGTAAGCCACTCACAGTCAGTCACGCATTAAAAACCGGCCTTGCATTCAGGATCCCGAATCCCGGTGAACTGGGCGCAGACAGAATAGCAAATGCTGCAGCAGCATACGAATTTTCCCGAGATGCTGTTGCAGTGGTCGACTGTGGCACTGCCACAACAATAAGCATTGTCGATAGAGATGGGAATTATACTGGCGGAGCCATCATGCCGGGAATCCGGCTGATGAACGAGTCTTTGGCCAGAGGAGCGTCGCAACTGTTCGAGGTGCCGGTTCGGCCACCGGTATCCGCTCTCGGCACTTCTACCGCAGAATGCATTCAGGCAGGGTTGATCTTTGGGACCGCGGGCGCTGTGGAAAGAATTCTGAAGGAAACTGAAAAAGAAGCCGGCTGCCGTCTGAAGACAGTCGTGACAGGAGGGTATGGTGAAATGATGTCAGGTTTTCTCACAAGGACGCATGTTCTCCTGCCTTTCCTTACACTCGAGGGCCTTCATATCATTTACAGGAAAAACACGGATGCATGAGCTGAGAAAAGATATCCTGCTCGGACGATGGGTTGCAGTTACCTCGGAATCCAGACACCCCTCTTACTATACCGCTGCTGTCCCCGAAAAAGCTGATGAAAGCAACTGTGTTCTCTGCTCCGGTCGGGAATCCGAGACACCTCCGGAAATAGTTTCCGTAAGAAAAACCGGCACCGGCGGATGGTGGGTCCGGGCACTTCCGAGTTTCAAACCGATTTTTCAGGTAGAAGGGGACCTCGGCCGCAAAGGGGTCGGCATCTATGACAAAATGAACAGCATCGGGGCGAACGAAATCCTCGTCGAATCTCCTGAACATACTGTAAGACCCGAAGACATGGGGCTTGAGCAGATGATACGGGTGATTACCCTCTACCGGGACCGTGTGGCTGACCTCGAAAAAGACTCCCGCCTGAGGTATATATTGATATACAAGGATGCGGGAAAAGAGGCAGGCGAGGTCTTTTCGCATCCTCTTTCAAACCTCATGGCAACCCCTGTGATACCCAAGACAGTCAAGGATGAACTGGACAATGCAAAACAGTACTTTGCCTATAAAGAAAGATGCATCTTCTGTGATATAATTAGTGAAGAATTGAGGGTCGGCGAGAGGATAATCCTCGAAACGAGGAATTTTTTGGCCTTTTGTCCTTACGCAGCCCAATTCCCTTTTGAATCATGGATAATTCCAAAAAGACACTGTTGTGCATTTCATGAGATTTCGTATGATGAAATAGAGGATATGGGCCTGATGCTGATGTCTGTGCTGAAAAAACTCCGGAAAGTCCTTAATGAACCACCCTATAACTATTTCATTCATACTGCCCCGAATATGGTTCCGAGGAGAAACCACTGGCATACGCTTGGTGAGGATTTTCACTGGCACCTGGAAATAATACCTCGGCTTTTAAGGACAAGCGGGTTTGAATGGGGTTCAGGATTTTGTATCCTTCCCACATCACCGGAAAATGCAGCAAAATATCTTAGGGAGGTTGAATAATGGAAATCAAAAGTATTCTTTTTCCGACCGATTTTTCTGATGGAGCATCTCAGGCACTGAAGTATGCTGTGGACATGGCAAACCGTTACGGAGCAAAGCTCCATATTATCCACGTAATCTATGACATTGCAAAGGCCTCAGGGTGGTATGTGCCGCACATATCTGTTGACCAGATGTACAAGGAAATTGAAGAGGGTGCAAAAAAAGAACTTGAGAGGTTCGGTGTTGAAGAGCTCAGCGGAGTGAAAAACCTGGAGCGCAGCGTCATTATGGGTGTCCCTCATGAAGAAATCGTGAACTATGCCAACAAAAACAAAATCGACCTTATTGTTATTGCCACACACGGGAGAAAAGGGATCGACAGGATTCTTTTCGGAAGCACCGCAGCGCAGGTTGTACGGTTCGCACCCTGCCCTGTACTTACCGTCAGGCTCCCGATGTACTAGGAACGCAGGGCATGCGGGTATACCTCTCGGAGAACGCGTTTCTGGATCTGCTTCTCAGCTCTGCAGAGGTGTACAGGAAAGAATGTTTTGGTTTTCTTTTGGGCTACAAACTTGAGGACAGGTTCATAGTTGAACATGCCTTCAGTGTCCAGACCGCACACAGAAAACACAAGGGGGTCGAATATACCAACAAGAACCACAGGAAGATAGAACCGATTCTCGCCCGGTTCAATAAACTGCAGAAAATAGGGGATTTTCACTCTCACACACAGTTCGGTCCGACGAAAGGCCTTCCCATACCGAGCGAGGAAGACATCAGGGGCATGATGCCCAATTGTGTGTATCTCATAGTTGCGATCAACAATAATGAGAAGACCATGTCATGGGGTGAAAACAGAGACGGTACGATATCCGGTACAGTAAGCAGATTCTTCTTCAAAATATCCGCGCATTTTCTGAATGGCGAAACTGCGGTAAAACGTGCGAAGATTCATTGCCCGTTCCCTCCAGGATTCTAAATGTACACAATATGATTCAGGGACAGGAGAGACGGTGAAGGCAACGAGCATTTCACCGGGTCTCTTCTCTCTGTATTATGTAATACCAGATCCAGCAGGTGGTGATTAGTACTCTCTCATATATACGAAAATGAAGCTGAGCACGAAAGTTCTCGTTATCGGAGGAGGCCCGGCAGGAGCAATGGCTGCGCGGTGCCTTGCAGAACATGGAGTAGACGTTCTGCTGCTCGA from Nitrospirota bacterium includes the following:
- a CDS encoding bifunctional (p)ppGpp synthetase/guanosine-3',5'-bis(diphosphate) 3'-pyrophosphohydrolase, which codes for MEEELVDIDLLIKKVLSYNPDADIELLKQAHLFSNKAHGSQRRIEGSPYIEHPLSVASILADMKMDVATIAAGLLHDTIEDTETSVAEMKAMFGDEVAFLVEALTKLSRIEFRTKEQAQAENFRKMLLAMSEDIRVILIKFADRLHNMRTLQHLSGNKQQRIAHETLDIYAPIANRLGIGWLRAELEDLSFQTLMPELYHELVRKVATRKEEQEAYLKEVSQIVNNKLSEEKIPGKVSWRIKHYYGIYQKMQKQIITFEQVHDVLGLRIITDTKASCYAILGLIHSLWAPVPGRFKDYIGVPKSNMYQSLHTTVIGPKGERVEFQIRTDEMNMIAEHGIASHWRYKEKDQVDEKSERYISWLRELILAQRELSDATDFIEAVKGEVVPEVIYVFTPKGEIKEMPVGSTPVDFAYSIHTQVGNRCTGAKVNGKMVPLKFTMRNGDTIEIITSQTQGPSRDWLKFVVTQRAKSRIKQWIKAEERKQSIELGQKLLEGEMRKQDVSQSMLKSDEMQKVLRSFAIQSLEDLYAYIGHGKLSAHQIVNKLLPEKPPEELPIAKIVKPQKEHRGITIKGVDDVLYHTAKCCFPIPGDRLIGFVTRGRGVTIHRNDCPNLDRLAVDDARLVDVEWKAEGEATSPVKLFIETIDKPGILANLSALISSVNVNISNLTANSTEEKKAQIIFILDVKDKAQLTGLIQKIAQLDGIFRVSR
- a CDS encoding DUF72 domain-containing protein, which gives rise to MADLRIGCSGFLYDHWRGTFYPEDVTKNRWLPYYSKHFSTIELNVTFYRLPERETFAKWYRSTPDEFIFSLKGSRFITHVKKLKDCAEPIEAFFSRASVLKEKLGVVLWQFPPTFNLDLDRFKEFLEALEPYGTRNTFEFRNKTWINKKVFTLLEKQNAAPCMADHPEFLKDLPVTSDFIYIRRHGKEGSHTTSYSAEALKEDAKYVKSHLKMKSDIFVYFNNDAFGYAPLNAAELISLTRNKKKKKKK
- a CDS encoding FAD-dependent oxidoreductase, producing the protein MQEHTDIYDVVIIGGGPAGLTAGQYTSRAKLKTVILDKSSTAGALAYSSRIENYPGLTHAVPGKELLDIMRKQAIEFGAEYVETQVVGVNFSGEVKEAITMDRAYSGKTMIIATGSMGRKASIKGEAEFLGRGVSYCAICDAAFYRGFRVCVIGNSEEAVKEAGVLTRFAETVYLVSPTKLHVEDHPALHEPNIKVMTGYTVASIEGTELVEKIRMIDADKKETELEVAGVFVYLHGNKPVIDFLYGALETGEEGCIPVNNMMETSVPGVFAAGDVTCTEVRQVVVAASNGCIAALSAEKFIYKRKRLKMDWAK
- a CDS encoding ParB/RepB/Spo0J family partition protein, with the translated sequence MKTALGKGLEALIPERGDEVVHLDIDRIFPGEQQPRKTFRDDSLRELAASITEKGVLQPVIVSRVGDGSFRLVTGERRWRAAALAGLKKLPALIKNVASKDSLEIALIENIQREDLNPIEAAEAFSKLITEFKLTQEDLSDRVGKDRATIANYLRLLKLPDEVKSLVYNGSLSMGHAKAVLGIEGKANQIDAARKIVRKGLSVRESEHLTKKISRPPKLHPERDPQITSLEEKLIKNLGTRVRILNKGRKGKIEIEYYSFEELERLLDVLLGP
- a CDS encoding AAA family ATPase produces the protein MGKVITIVNQKGGVGKTTTAINLAASLALAEKEILVIDTDPQGNSSSGLGIARENVGMNLYDVYAGRCGIRDALTPTAVEHLSILPSTIDLLGVEVELVGKEDRESILYNAVSVIKDSYRYIFIDCPPSLGLLTLNALVAADSVLIPVQCEYYALEGLGLLSKTLHRVRGSLNPNLEIEGIILTMYDPRNNLSQEVAREVRKHFGEKVFTTVIPRNVTLGEAPSHGIPAILYDIRSKGAQSYLSLAKEMLHENGIGQRA
- a CDS encoding MBL fold metallo-hydrolase; this translates as MRNNASVRVSRQREKGVCTMVEDIHWLGHDTFKIVGEKVIYTDPFKIKKKDTADIILITHEHFDHCSPDDVKMLQGPETVIVATADCAKKLTGTVKTVKPGDALTVAGVDIKVVPSYNTDKKFHPKENNWVGYIFTVKGRRIYIAGDTDYIPEMKNFKVDIALLPISGTYVMTAAEAVKAALDIKPKIAIPMHFGSIVGSQKDAHAFAEGLKGKIEVVILKEE
- a CDS encoding biotin--[acetyl-CoA-carboxylase] ligase, which produces MQPADIREGIKGSVGKEILYFEKVGSTNALALDIAEKVTDGTVVLADSQEKGKGRLGRIWLSPPGVNVYLSVILKPALTSRDAALLTFMAAVAGVHALRRTSGLEIRIKWPNDLVVSERKLGGILTETKIERQRILVAVIGIGLNVNMDIDAFPADLLHTATSVKIETGRIFPRERIIAEILNEMDRWYTELKGKKREILLHEWQRLTSTLGRHVTAIVGKEAYTGLADSVDDEGRLIIRLPSGRTRKISSGDITILR
- a CDS encoding type III pantothenate kinase produces the protein MILAIDIGNSSINLGIFTSSALFVRKFDTFPLLPPAEYTALVNQFIAEKHVEKKAEGIIISSVVPGHTKVFMRVFAGISSRKPLTVSHALKTGLAFRIPNPGELGADRIANAAAAYEFSRDAVAVVDCGTATTISIVDRDGNYTGGAIMPGIRLMNESLARGASQLFEVPVRPPVSALGTSTAECIQAGLIFGTAGAVERILKETEKEAGCRLKTVVTGGYGEMMSGFLTRTHVLLPFLTLEGLHIIYRKNTDA
- a CDS encoding HIT domain-containing protein — encoded protein: MHELRKDILLGRWVAVTSESRHPSYYTAAVPEKADESNCVLCSGRESETPPEIVSVRKTGTGGWWVRALPSFKPIFQVEGDLGRKGVGIYDKMNSIGANEILVESPEHTVRPEDMGLEQMIRVITLYRDRVADLEKDSRLRYILIYKDAGKEAGEVFSHPLSNLMATPVIPKTVKDELDNAKQYFAYKERCIFCDIISEELRVGERIILETRNFLAFCPYAAQFPFESWIIPKRHCCAFHEISYDEIEDMGLMLMSVLKKLRKVLNEPPYNYFIHTAPNMVPRRNHWHTLGEDFHWHLEIIPRLLRTSGFEWGSGFCILPTSPENAAKYLREVE
- a CDS encoding universal stress protein; the encoded protein is MEIKSILFPTDFSDGASQALKYAVDMANRYGAKLHIIHVIYDIAKASGWYVPHISVDQMYKEIEEGAKKELERFGVEELSGVKNLERSVIMGVPHEEIVNYANKNKIDLIVIATHGRKGIDRILFGSTAAQVVRFAPCPVLTVRLPMY
- a CDS encoding Mov34/MPN/PAD-1 family protein, whose translation is MRVYLSENAFLDLLLSSAEVYRKECFGFLLGYKLEDRFIVEHAFSVQTAHRKHKGVEYTNKNHRKIEPILARFNKLQKIGDFHSHTQFGPTKGLPIPSEEDIRGMMPNCVYLIVAINNNEKTMSWGENRDGTISGTVSRFFFKISAHFLNGETAVKRAKIHCPFPPGF